From Streptomyces asiaticus, one genomic window encodes:
- a CDS encoding response regulator transcription factor, protein MTVRALLIEDDETIAEPLVEGLGRYGLMVGHVSTGAAGLEGPYGDIVLLDLGLPDMDGIDVCRGIRKVSDVPIIMLTARGEEADRVLGLELGADDYLAKPFSMRELIARIRAVTRRSQRTAAAPSAPAAPAATAPAPTVTPPPAAQPPPREQEPLVVDRRTRQVWVGGAPVSLTPKEFELLALLTEDPGAVYSRQQILDRVWDPHFHGPTKTLDVHIATLRRKLGDPAWIQTLRGVGFRLAVHSGVPAGAPAGAPAGTHSGVPEAARP, encoded by the coding sequence ATGACCGTACGAGCGCTACTCATCGAGGATGACGAGACGATCGCCGAACCCCTCGTCGAGGGACTGGGGCGGTATGGACTGATGGTGGGTCATGTCAGCACGGGCGCAGCCGGGCTGGAGGGGCCGTACGGGGACATCGTTCTGCTCGACCTGGGGCTGCCGGACATGGACGGCATCGACGTCTGCCGCGGTATCCGGAAGGTGTCCGACGTGCCGATCATCATGCTCACCGCGCGGGGCGAGGAGGCCGACCGGGTCCTGGGGCTGGAGCTGGGCGCGGACGACTACTTGGCGAAGCCGTTCAGCATGCGGGAGCTGATCGCCCGGATCCGCGCGGTGACCCGGCGCTCCCAACGCACCGCCGCGGCGCCCAGCGCTCCGGCCGCACCCGCCGCCACCGCACCGGCCCCCACCGTCACCCCGCCGCCCGCCGCCCAGCCGCCGCCCCGGGAGCAGGAGCCCTTGGTCGTGGACCGCCGGACGCGTCAGGTGTGGGTGGGCGGCGCCCCCGTCAGCCTCACCCCCAAGGAGTTCGAGCTGCTGGCCCTGCTCACCGAGGACCCCGGCGCGGTGTACTCGCGCCAGCAGATCCTCGACCGCGTCTGGGACCCGCACTTCCACGGGCCGACCAAGACCCTGGACGTGCATATCGCCACTCTGCGCCGCAAGCTGGGCGACCCGGCCTGGATCCAGACCCTGCGCGGGGTCGGCTTCCGTCTGGCGGTCCACTCGGGAGTCCCGGCAGGAGCCCCTGCGGGAGCCCCGGCGGGGACCCATTCGGGGGTCCCGGAGGCCGCCCGGCCGTGA
- a CDS encoding sensor histidine kinase, whose protein sequence is MTRRLLLGYLSLAVLTLLSLGIPLGYVYGRAERAQIISSAEDEAESVSAFASLSIMAGREQRELPHRARHCAERIRGRVVIVGDDGRLLATSHRLSAAESRNLVSRPEIAAALRGRDAIDVRTSTIGGVRYLSVAAPVVHGEELQGAVRLTVPTDAVEARVHRTWLLLAVGGLAILTAVAAVGLVFARWASRPILELERFAHRLADGRFTTPAPVTSGPPEVRSLAATFNQTAARLEHLLASQRAFAAEASHQLKTPLAALRLRLDNLEAEMTGHARDSLGAAITETDRLARMVEGLLAMARLEESAVTPEPVDLDQVCAERLLTWSPLFDQHGAHLALLGDRVGQVLAVPGAIEQILDNLLSNALRATPLGSTVTMVLRCSATDRRHLPARPAWIELHVIDEGSGMTADQRRRAFDRFWRAPDAPKGGTGLGLSLVQRLAHASGGEATLARAPGGGLDAAIRLRPAHRAAQGHPSQGRPSRIGLPRRVRGDRSAPGSAPSPPSVRSPA, encoded by the coding sequence GTGACCCGACGTCTGCTGCTCGGGTATCTGAGCCTCGCCGTACTGACCCTGCTGAGCCTCGGCATACCGCTCGGCTATGTCTACGGCAGAGCCGAGCGAGCGCAGATCATCTCCTCGGCGGAGGACGAGGCCGAGTCGGTGTCCGCGTTCGCCTCGCTGTCCATCATGGCGGGACGGGAACAGCGCGAGCTGCCGCACCGGGCGCGGCACTGCGCCGAGCGCATCCGGGGCAGGGTGGTCATCGTCGGCGACGACGGCCGACTGCTGGCGACCTCGCATCGCCTGTCCGCCGCCGAGTCGCGAAACCTGGTGTCGCGCCCCGAGATCGCCGCCGCGCTGCGCGGCCGGGACGCGATCGACGTCCGGACCTCCACCATCGGCGGCGTCCGTTATCTCTCGGTCGCCGCCCCCGTCGTCCACGGCGAGGAGTTGCAGGGCGCGGTGCGGCTCACCGTGCCCACCGACGCGGTGGAGGCCCGGGTCCACCGGACCTGGCTGCTGCTGGCCGTGGGCGGGCTCGCGATCCTCACGGCCGTCGCCGCCGTGGGGCTGGTCTTCGCCCGCTGGGCCAGCCGCCCGATTCTGGAGCTGGAGCGGTTCGCGCACCGCCTGGCCGACGGCCGGTTCACCACACCCGCGCCCGTGACCTCCGGCCCGCCCGAGGTGCGCAGCCTCGCCGCCACCTTCAACCAGACCGCCGCCCGGCTGGAGCATCTGCTGGCCTCCCAGCGCGCGTTCGCCGCCGAGGCGTCCCACCAGCTCAAGACGCCGCTGGCGGCGCTGCGGCTGCGCCTGGACAATCTGGAGGCGGAGATGACCGGGCACGCCCGGGACAGCCTCGGCGCCGCGATAACCGAGACCGACCGGCTGGCCCGGATGGTCGAGGGGCTGCTGGCGATGGCGCGGCTGGAGGAGAGCGCCGTCACCCCCGAACCGGTCGACCTGGACCAGGTGTGCGCCGAGCGCCTGCTCACCTGGAGCCCGCTCTTCGACCAGCACGGGGCCCATCTCGCGCTGCTCGGCGACCGGGTCGGCCAGGTGCTCGCGGTGCCCGGAGCCATCGAGCAGATCCTGGACAATCTGCTCTCCAACGCGCTGCGTGCCACCCCCCTGGGCTCCACCGTCACCATGGTGCTGCGCTGTTCGGCCACCGACCGCCGCCATCTCCCCGCGCGGCCCGCCTGGATCGAGCTGCATGTCATCGACGAGGGGTCCGGCATGACCGCCGATCAGCGGCGCCGCGCCTTCGACCGCTTCTGGCGCGCCCCCGACGCCCCGAAGGGCGGCACCGGTCTGGGTCTGTCGCTGGTGCAGCGGCTCGCCCATGCGAGCGGAGGGGAGGCCACCCTGGCCCGGGCGCCCGGTGGCGGCCTCGACGCCGCGATCCGGCTGCGGCCCGCGCACCGCGCGGCCCAGGGCCACCCCTCCCAGGGCCGCCCGTCCAGAATCGGCCTGCCCCGGAGAGTCCGGGGCGACCGGAGCGCACCGGGGTCCGCTCCGTCCCCGCCCTCGGTGCGCTCACCGGCGTAA
- a CDS encoding YigZ family protein: MQERYRTVAREGVHEIEINRSRFLCTLAPAATEQEAQDVIQRVRKEHPTATHNCFAYVIGADGGVQKASDDGEPGGTAGVPMLHMLLRREIRYAVAVVTRYYGGVKLGAGGLIRAYGGAVGEALDALGTVTRQRFRLVTVTVDHQRAGKLENDLRATGRAVREVRYAEAVTIELGLPDADVDAFRDWLADTTAGTAALELGGEAYQDA, from the coding sequence ATGCAGGAGCGGTACCGGACGGTCGCGCGCGAGGGCGTGCACGAGATCGAGATCAACAGATCACGCTTCCTCTGCACGCTCGCGCCCGCCGCGACCGAGCAGGAGGCGCAGGACGTCATCCAGCGGGTCAGGAAGGAACACCCCACCGCCACCCACAACTGCTTCGCCTATGTCATCGGCGCGGACGGCGGTGTGCAGAAGGCGAGCGACGACGGGGAGCCGGGTGGCACGGCCGGGGTGCCGATGCTGCACATGCTGCTGCGCCGCGAGATCCGGTACGCGGTGGCCGTCGTCACCCGCTACTACGGGGGCGTGAAGCTCGGCGCGGGCGGTCTGATCCGGGCCTACGGCGGCGCGGTCGGCGAGGCGCTGGACGCGCTGGGCACCGTCACCCGGCAGCGGTTCCGGCTGGTGACCGTCACCGTGGACCACCAGCGGGCCGGAAAGCTGGAGAACGATCTGCGGGCGACGGGGCGGGCGGTCCGCGAGGTGCGCTACGCCGAGGCCGTGACGATCGAACTCGGGCTGCCCGACGCGGATGTGGACGCCTTCCGCGACTGGCTGGCGGACACCACCGCCGGCACCGCCGCACTGGAGCTCGGCGGCGAGGCGTACCAGGACGCGTAA
- a CDS encoding DUF6098 family protein produces the protein MPGTTLPTYTALHQLVELIEQGPPVFVRWSRGPEADLEGSAVSRDGLTGMKMPGLSATPLVFEEWAKDLPTTVWVARRLCDYIHLRDDDQGSADVRPWVLKGEETGRGPDNEPLVRDVEPVAWIAESVIAEAEDVVARQRGAWGPLHRPARFGRGGNGGEG, from the coding sequence ATGCCAGGCACCACACTCCCCACCTACACCGCTCTGCACCAGCTCGTGGAGCTGATCGAACAGGGCCCTCCGGTCTTCGTCCGCTGGTCCCGAGGGCCCGAGGCGGACCTGGAAGGCAGTGCGGTCAGCCGGGACGGGCTCACCGGCATGAAGATGCCGGGCCTGTCGGCCACCCCCCTGGTCTTCGAGGAGTGGGCGAAGGACCTGCCCACGACCGTCTGGGTCGCCCGGAGGCTGTGCGACTACATCCACCTCCGGGACGACGACCAGGGCTCCGCCGATGTCCGCCCCTGGGTGCTCAAGGGGGAGGAGACCGGCCGGGGGCCGGACAACGAACCCCTGGTCCGCGATGTGGAGCCGGTCGCCTGGATCGCCGAGAGCGTGATCGCCGAAGCCGAGGACGTGGTGGCACGCCAGCGGGGCGCGTGGGGGCCCTTGCACCGACCGGCCCGGTTCGGCCGTGGCGGAAACGGCGGAGAGGGCTGA